A genomic region of Synechococcus sp. NOUM97013 contains the following coding sequences:
- a CDS encoding HIT family protein: protein MDASSGDEVCAICALHRDEDHLKTHEIWRSDRWLLRHHPGPAPLTGWCLLDARRHCGGPMEFVPEEAREWGLVVQQASKLVQRVSGCDRVYAIAFGEGARHLHLHLIPRVGGDARTTAWAVADHYRNVEEGRTVAASDAKVRDWMARARAVAPDLFEGAFSMDR from the coding sequence ATGGATGCTTCTTCCGGCGATGAGGTCTGTGCAATCTGTGCGCTCCATCGCGATGAAGACCATCTCAAGACTCATGAGATCTGGCGCAGTGATCGTTGGTTGCTGCGGCATCATCCCGGCCCCGCACCCCTGACGGGTTGGTGTCTCCTGGATGCACGCCGACACTGCGGCGGCCCCATGGAGTTTGTCCCTGAGGAAGCAAGGGAGTGGGGACTGGTGGTGCAGCAGGCCTCAAAGCTGGTGCAGCGGGTGTCAGGTTGTGACCGCGTGTACGCGATTGCCTTTGGTGAGGGGGCCCGTCATCTGCACCTGCATCTCATTCCCCGTGTAGGCGGTGATGCACGCACCACGGCCTGGGCCGTTGCTGATCACTACCGCAACGTCGAGGAAGGTCGCACCGTCGCAGCCTCCGACGCCAAGGTCCGGGACTGGATGGCGCGAGCCAGAGCCGTGGCGCCGGACCTTTTTGAGGGGGCGTTCAGCATGGATCGCTAG
- the katG gene encoding catalase/peroxidase HPI: MSEMKCPFSGHTGAVTPAGGTSNDHWWPNQINLGILHQHHPASNPLGDDFDYPKAFASLDYQDLKADLRALMTDSQDWWPADWGHYGALFIRMAWHSAGTYRTGDGRGGAGHGNQRFAPLNSWPDNTNLDKARRLLWPIKRKYGNAISWADLIILTGNVALESMGFRTFGFAGGRVDIWQPEEDVFWGRETGWLDHDRTDAQGNLDQPLAAVEMGLIYVNPEGPGGEPDPVASGRDVRETFARMGMSVEETVALVAGGHTFGKCHGAAPPSHLETEPEGAPLHAQGLGWHNTFHSGKAEHTITTGIEGAWKPNPTRWDQGYFEMMFTYDWELIKSPGGAWQWVAKDVKPEHMIPDAHVAGKSSAPIMTTADLSLRHDTVMEPVARRFHQDQDAFADAFARAWFKLTHRDLGPRALYLGPEIPQEVQIWQDPVPSVDHTLIDTADIANLKQQLLDTRLGVPALVSTAWASASTFRGSDRRGGANGGRLRLLPQRSWEVNNPEQLQAVLKAIEAVQQQFNAAATGGKQVSIADLIVLAGCAAVEKAAADGGHSITVPFRPGRTDASTEQTDTASFNTLKPLADGFRNWQRQGLPIRAEELLLDKAQLLTLSAPEMTVLVAGLRVLGANSGNNRQGVFTKRIGVLSNDFCMNLLDMTTHWTPASESQDSYVGRNGANGAERWIASRADLVFGSNSQLRAIVEVYAQSDGAARFISDFVRAWTKVMELDRFDLNS, encoded by the coding sequence ATGTCTGAAATGAAATGCCCTTTTAGTGGTCATACCGGTGCCGTCACGCCCGCTGGTGGCACCAGCAACGACCACTGGTGGCCCAATCAGATCAACCTGGGGATCCTGCATCAGCACCATCCGGCCTCCAATCCACTAGGAGACGACTTCGACTATCCGAAAGCCTTCGCCAGCCTTGACTACCAGGATCTCAAGGCCGACCTGCGGGCCCTGATGACGGATTCGCAGGATTGGTGGCCTGCTGATTGGGGGCATTACGGAGCGCTGTTCATCCGCATGGCCTGGCACAGTGCTGGCACTTACCGGACAGGCGATGGCCGCGGCGGGGCTGGTCATGGGAACCAGCGATTTGCGCCTCTCAACAGTTGGCCGGACAACACCAATCTCGACAAAGCACGACGTCTGCTCTGGCCGATCAAGCGCAAATACGGCAATGCCATTTCTTGGGCGGATCTGATCATCCTCACGGGCAACGTGGCGCTGGAGTCGATGGGATTCCGGACCTTTGGATTTGCCGGAGGGCGCGTCGACATCTGGCAACCCGAGGAGGATGTGTTCTGGGGTCGCGAAACCGGATGGCTTGACCACGATCGGACTGACGCACAGGGAAACCTGGATCAGCCGTTGGCAGCCGTCGAGATGGGCCTGATCTATGTCAATCCTGAGGGACCTGGCGGCGAACCCGATCCCGTCGCCTCCGGCCGGGATGTGCGCGAAACGTTTGCGCGCATGGGCATGAGCGTGGAAGAAACCGTGGCTCTGGTGGCCGGCGGACACACCTTCGGCAAATGCCACGGTGCCGCACCACCGTCACACCTCGAGACAGAACCGGAAGGTGCACCACTGCATGCACAGGGCCTTGGTTGGCACAACACCTTTCATTCCGGAAAAGCCGAGCACACCATCACCACAGGCATTGAAGGAGCCTGGAAACCGAACCCCACCCGCTGGGACCAGGGCTATTTCGAAATGATGTTCACCTACGACTGGGAACTCATCAAAAGCCCTGGCGGTGCCTGGCAATGGGTCGCCAAGGACGTGAAACCCGAGCACATGATTCCTGACGCCCATGTCGCCGGAAAGTCATCCGCTCCGATCATGACCACCGCCGACCTGTCGCTCCGGCACGACACGGTGATGGAACCGGTGGCACGAAGATTTCATCAAGACCAGGATGCCTTTGCCGATGCCTTTGCCCGGGCCTGGTTCAAACTGACGCACCGTGACCTTGGGCCCCGCGCGCTCTACCTGGGCCCCGAGATCCCTCAAGAGGTCCAGATCTGGCAAGACCCCGTTCCAAGTGTCGATCACACACTGATCGACACTGCCGACATCGCCAACCTGAAGCAACAGCTCCTGGACACTCGGTTGGGGGTCCCCGCGCTGGTGTCCACGGCATGGGCTTCGGCCTCCACCTTCCGCGGCTCCGATCGTCGTGGGGGCGCGAACGGCGGGCGGCTGCGACTGCTGCCGCAGCGAAGCTGGGAGGTCAACAACCCTGAACAACTGCAGGCGGTTTTGAAGGCCATCGAAGCCGTGCAGCAGCAATTCAATGCAGCTGCCACAGGCGGCAAGCAGGTGTCCATCGCCGATCTGATTGTGCTGGCGGGCTGCGCTGCGGTGGAAAAAGCGGCAGCCGACGGCGGCCACAGCATCACCGTTCCATTCCGGCCGGGACGCACCGATGCCAGCACGGAGCAGACCGACACCGCATCGTTCAACACGCTCAAACCTCTGGCGGATGGATTCCGCAACTGGCAGCGCCAGGGTCTACCGATTCGAGCGGAAGAGCTCTTGCTGGACAAAGCGCAGCTGCTCACCCTCAGCGCTCCTGAAATGACGGTGCTGGTGGCGGGTCTGCGGGTGCTTGGAGCCAACAGCGGCAACAATCGCCAGGGCGTGTTCACCAAGCGAATCGGCGTGCTCAGCAACGATTTCTGCATGAATCTGCTGGACATGACCACACACTGGACACCCGCCAGCGAAAGCCAGGACAGCTACGTAGGCCGGAACGGAGCCAACGGCGCCGAACGCTGGATCGCCAGTCGTGCAGATCTGGTGTTCGGGTCCAACAGCCAGCTCCGAGCCATCGTTGAGGTGTATGCCCAGAGTGACGGAGCTGCACGCTTCATCTCCGATTTCGTGCGGGCCTGGACCAAAGTGATGGAATTGGATCGCTTCGATCTAAACAGCTAG
- a CDS encoding DUF1993 family protein, translated as MSTDLHSLVIPQLERVLTNLRDILERASLDLEQREIPESVLLSSRLYPDMFDLQQQVQAATDIARRGTARLIGEEPSSMPDSEASFPGLINRIDTTLSALRAFPPEAFVGGEQRGVVMPIPRSFGGGQLEFKALEFFTDFLLPNVYFHCSMAYAILRHNGTSIGKADFLGMKTT; from the coding sequence ATGAGCACCGATCTGCATTCTCTGGTGATCCCCCAGCTGGAACGGGTGCTCACCAACCTGCGCGACATCCTCGAGCGAGCCAGCCTTGATCTCGAGCAACGGGAGATCCCCGAGTCGGTTCTGCTCTCCAGCAGGCTTTACCCGGACATGTTTGATCTGCAGCAACAGGTTCAGGCCGCAACGGACATCGCCCGCAGAGGCACCGCGCGGCTGATCGGCGAGGAGCCGTCGTCAATGCCCGACAGCGAAGCCAGCTTCCCTGGCCTGATCAACCGCATCGACACCACCCTCAGCGCCTTGCGGGCGTTCCCGCCTGAAGCCTTTGTCGGCGGAGAACAACGGGGTGTGGTCATGCCGATCCCACGCAGCTTCGGTGGCGGCCAGCTGGAGTTCAAAGCCCTCGAATTCTTCACTGATTTCCTGCTGCCCAACGTCTACTTCCATTGCTCCATGGCCTACGCCATCCTTCGACACAACGGCACATCCATTGGCAAAGCGGATTTCCTGGGGATGAAAACAACGTGA
- a CDS encoding PfkB family carbohydrate kinase — MTSTPSVGDLRSLRLAVVGHQEWVTFLEVDALPQPGCISRASRSLEEPAGAGAVVAVQLARLTGQPVLFFTALGRDAIGERSVQRLKELGVEPVVAWRDGPSRRGISLTDPGGDRAITVIGDRLTPMAHDALSWERLADCDGVFVSATDAAGLRLARQAKMLTATPRLRLPVLQEACLPLDALIGSGLDPGEQLPPGCLDPSPKLQIATEGDAGGVLIPGGRFNAEPLPAPMVESYGCGDSFAAGVTAGLAAGWSVNDAVALGARCGAACATRFGPYG, encoded by the coding sequence ATGACTTCCACACCATCCGTCGGCGACCTGCGATCTTTGCGCCTGGCGGTGGTGGGACATCAGGAGTGGGTCACTTTCCTAGAGGTGGACGCTTTGCCACAACCAGGCTGCATCAGTCGAGCGAGCCGTTCCCTTGAGGAGCCAGCCGGTGCGGGCGCTGTTGTCGCCGTGCAACTGGCACGCCTGACTGGTCAACCCGTGCTCTTCTTCACGGCCCTTGGTCGTGATGCGATTGGCGAACGCAGCGTCCAACGCCTGAAAGAGCTGGGAGTGGAACCCGTTGTGGCCTGGCGTGACGGCCCAAGCCGTCGAGGGATCAGCTTGACGGACCCAGGAGGAGACAGGGCGATCACGGTGATCGGCGACCGGCTCACGCCCATGGCCCATGACGCACTCAGCTGGGAACGGCTCGCTGACTGCGACGGGGTCTTCGTGTCCGCAACCGATGCGGCTGGGCTGCGACTGGCGCGGCAAGCCAAGATGCTGACGGCGACACCCAGGCTGCGCTTACCCGTGCTGCAGGAAGCCTGCTTGCCACTGGATGCCCTGATCGGCAGTGGCCTCGACCCTGGTGAGCAACTGCCGCCAGGGTGCCTGGATCCATCCCCCAAATTGCAGATCGCCACCGAGGGCGACGCCGGCGGAGTGCTCATCCCTGGTGGCCGTTTCAACGCCGAGCCTCTGCCTGCGCCGATGGTGGAGTCCTATGGATGTGGCGACAGCTTTGCTGCAGGGGTCACGGCAGGACTGGCCGCTGGCTGGTCGGTGAACGATGCCGTGGCACTGGGTGCTCGCTGTGGTGCAGCTTGTGCAACACGCTTTGGCCCCTACGGCTAG
- the gap gene encoding type I glyceraldehyde-3-phosphate dehydrogenase, which translates to MSIRIGINGFGRIGRLAFRQAMACPDVEVVAINDLIDIDYLAYLLRYDSTHRRFPGEIDVVDGQLVVNGSIIRVTAERDPAQLRWGDVGADYVLESTGFFLTDATSRQHLAAGAKRVVMSAPSKDDTPMFVMGVNHKAYAGEAIVSNASCTTNCLAPLAKVVNDNFGIVSGLMTTVHATTATQKPIDSPSLKDWRGGRGAGQSIIPSSTGAAKAVGRVIPELNGKLTGMAFRVPTPDVSVVDLTVNLAQPASYEDVKHAMKGASQNGLSGILGYTEDPIVSNDLLGESCTSVFDAQAGMALNNQFMKLVAWYDNEWAYSCKCIDLMRHMEATAAS; encoded by the coding sequence ATGTCCATCCGCATCGGCATCAACGGCTTCGGGCGCATTGGACGCCTGGCCTTCCGACAGGCCATGGCCTGTCCGGATGTGGAGGTTGTGGCGATCAATGATCTGATCGACATCGATTACCTCGCCTACCTGCTGCGTTACGACTCAACGCACCGACGCTTTCCAGGCGAAATCGACGTTGTGGATGGTCAGCTTGTAGTGAACGGCTCGATCATTCGGGTGACTGCGGAGCGGGACCCCGCCCAGCTGCGCTGGGGCGATGTGGGTGCGGACTACGTGCTGGAGAGCACAGGCTTTTTCCTGACCGACGCCACGTCACGACAACACCTGGCAGCCGGTGCCAAGCGTGTGGTGATGAGTGCTCCCTCCAAAGACGACACACCGATGTTTGTCATGGGGGTGAACCACAAGGCCTACGCCGGTGAAGCGATCGTCTCTAATGCCAGCTGCACCACTAATTGTTTGGCGCCCCTCGCCAAAGTGGTGAACGACAATTTCGGCATTGTCAGTGGTCTGATGACCACCGTGCACGCCACCACCGCCACTCAGAAGCCGATCGACAGCCCCTCCTTGAAGGATTGGCGCGGAGGACGCGGTGCAGGCCAGAGCATCATCCCCAGTTCCACTGGTGCTGCCAAAGCCGTGGGACGTGTGATTCCTGAATTGAACGGAAAGCTGACGGGCATGGCTTTCCGCGTTCCAACTCCGGATGTGTCGGTGGTGGATCTGACGGTCAATCTGGCCCAACCCGCCAGCTACGAAGACGTGAAGCACGCCATGAAGGGAGCCTCACAGAACGGCCTGTCTGGAATTCTCGGCTACACCGAAGATCCGATCGTGTCGAACGACCTGCTAGGCGAAAGTTGCACCTCCGTGTTTGATGCACAAGCAGGCATGGCCCTCAATAACCAGTTCATGAAGCTTGTCGCTTGGTACGACAACGAGTGGGCTTACAGCTGCAAATGCATTGATCTGATGCGTCACATGGAAGCCACTGC